In the Gossypium arboreum isolate Shixiya-1 chromosome 10, ASM2569848v2, whole genome shotgun sequence genome, one interval contains:
- the LOC108464872 gene encoding protein TIME FOR COFFEE-like isoform X1 — protein MDRTREARRATMAAVSATHGLSRRRHRSSSVRDSPEDDGPVEFQETTRLRDRKKDRDRERERERERDRERDIERERERDRFSRTSKRRRGDRLISNREDGADESSEESVNDDEDDDDEDGGGIPGGGSVRMIPPNNMAGSLSIHHQQQQHQHRKSFPLPVKVIRTIPPSGPVLTTSTSTSSTWKAADEMIGVSVPRKARSASTKRSHEWASSGGGVGLVGGDQIHRQASTSPVRTGVAGMITSPSPAPASPSSSNATMRKKMVSFLNFFFFVFGSFFVKSSDKDLVFDVKANGPKQRPPKSSSKSSSSAQEEIEMEIAEVLYGLMRQPQVPSKQDTNGNDSVKFDSREVNKHNLDSKSRVSSPISYSPSTLPQPSSNIPSNSNSSATPMSAIAPKRKRPRPVKYEDETTAVAPPPIFSVSNNSISSTTKVEIDQPAKIEATSMAEIDGTYLMNSSQAGPASAELVQAEPKKEEKNNLVPDSKPLTEESEIRDVGICKKEEFQSPMKETLPSPANNPSIAGPRLDDERETVTKANSTVGEVESQREVKFQIDLMALPPSRSSPERDDEIDFGVSDPKPLPTDMELEMKSTVKEDDKRVNVGNEDVNVEAEDNKKAKLTAEETESHNPVIKSEMNAHLKLDLEKSDRDSGTGSVGVSKFKHNVLKQEQQQPDKEKSAQSCALPLPMSLASWPGGVPPMGYMAPLQGVVSVDGSAVSSASIQSPHLLFTQPRPKRSATHCYIARNVHCHQQFMKMNPFWPTAPGSASLYGLKANLNVVPASELNGNIPGRAVSSVQDKGQTLAIFPGHGGKDKSSQAATNMVDSAQRKQMLLQQALPPGAPSNILHGPAFIFPLSQQQAAAGTVRPGSVKSPGAGSTTLSSSNSASVSAAPAGATAAPAMSFNYVNMPSNETQYLAVLQNNAYPFPFPAHVGAPPAYRGNHAQPMPFIPGSFYSSQMVHPTQLQQQQQPPTQLQQIQQGHQNTNMSIGASSSQKHLQNLQQRPHGSGGSGSGTLQGFPAPKNQSSHPLPLQQRQQQPSQHASYQARHLEGELSGKDSPSTSDSRVSRANMNIYGQNFAMPLQPPNFTLMTAASLGGSTSSGCNQGEKKQHIQQSGSKAGVESLTSQSFAMSIASINGTTTPGVDISSFGRDHAILQSLRESSRQGIMAAAVAAQTAQQKKNNYIASEEGNHGTNDASSVEEGRNAMAGKSSATAGQSIAFTRSDLSDSSVSTIPGSNVIDSSARTTNLGSAPRTSGSVMPASISCVNAPSGRQQLQRNQQQQQQQMLQLQKPHQFGAASASRSKVPVTSNGNAYSDHLPSSSMATKFQNALSPFPQNLVQTSSSPAQSPQWKNSVRTTGSQASSPSLSSTSSSLKNISQQQARPQQNHTEISFTANPNSTQNQQPPSSTPSPSTPMVVGSPTTSISRSAGGSPRTTGSTSTGNKGCQASSLSSQLTKNSPSLPSQISSPVGGRSVPSVLGNPHLSSSSSMGTKPQSVLHQQQQQKHALHQAQLFFSNAYIQAQAQHSPTTTAANGFFLQRHRNEQQQALPSGSSTSTSVLSLCSPVTPANTGTTDPAKAVVAAAGNMKGGGIASQGLIHAAQFATTQSSGKPYQLVPGFPSVHAVPAAVQVKPAEQKQPAVPC, from the exons ATGGATAGAACCAGAGAAGCGAGGAGAGCCACTATGGCTGCCGTTTCCGCCACACATGGCCTTTCACGGCGGCGGCATAGAAGTAGCTCTGTTAGAGACTCCCCAG AGGATGATGGGCCGGTGGAGTTTCAAGAAACGACGCGTTTAAGAGATCGGAAGAAGGATCGAGATCGAGAAAGGGAAAGGGAAAGAGAACGAGATAGAGAGCGAGATatagaaagagaaagagaaagagatCGCTTTAGTAGAACGAGTAAGAGAAGAAGAGGCGATAGATTGATAAGTAACAGAGAAGACGGGGCCGATGAAAGTTCTGAAGAAAGTGTGAACGACGATGAAGATGATGACGACGAAGACGGAGGGGGAATACCTGGAGGAGGTTCTGTTCGGATGATTCCGCCGAACAACATGGCCGGGTCTTTGTCGATTCATCATCAACAGCAGCAGCATCAACATCGGAAGAGTTTTCCACTACCCGTGAAAGTCATTAGAACGATACCGCCTTCGGGGCCTGTTCTGACTACCAGCACAAGTACCTCGTCTACGTGGAAGGCAGCCGATGAGATGATTGGCGTGTCGGTGCCTAGAAAAGCTCGGTCAG CTTCTACTAAAAGGTCTCATGAATGGGCATCAAGTGGCGGTGGTGTTGGTTTAGTAGGCGGAGATCAGATTCACCGTCAAGCTTCAACTTCGCCGGTGAGAACAGGTGTAGCTGGGATGATAACATCACCGTCTCCGGCTCCAGCCTCTCCATCTTCTTCCAATGCTACTATGAGGAAGAAGATGGTCAgttttctgaatttttttttctttgtttttggctcTTTTTTTGTTAAATCTAGTGACAAAGATTTGGTTTTTGACGTGAAGGCTAACGGACCAAAGCAAAGGCCACCCAAATCTTCGTCGAAATCCTCATCTTCAGCTCAGGAAGAGATAGAGATGGAGATTGCGGAGGTCTTATATGGTTTGATGAGGCAGCCACAAGTCCCATCGAAGCAAGATACAAATGGGAATGATTCGGTCAAGTTCGATTCACGAGAAGTTAATAAACACAATCTTGATTCTAAATCAAGAGTCTCTTCACCGATCTCCTACTCCCCGTCAACCCTTCCTCAACCATCTTCCAATATACCTTCAAATTCTAACTCTTCTGCTACTCCTATGTCTGCAATTG CTCCCAAGAGGAAAAGACCAAGACCGGTGAAGTACGAGGATGAAACTACTGCGGTAGCACCACCTCCTATATTCTCTGTTTCGAACAATTCAATTTCATCTACAACTAAGGTTGAAATTGATCAACCCGCTAAAATTGAAGCTACCTCCATGGCTGAAATTGATGGTACTTATTTGATGAATTCTTCTCAAGCTGGACCAGCTTCTGCAGAGCTCGTTCAGGCTGAACCAAAGAAGGAAGAGAAGAACAATTTGGTACCAGATTCTAAGCCTTTGACTGAAGAATCTGAGATTAGAGACGTGGGTATCTGTAAAAAAGAGGAGTTTCAATCGCCAATGAAGGAAACTTTACCTTCTCCTGCTAATAATCCCTCTATTGCTGGTCCCAGATTGGATGATGAGCGTGAGACTGTGACAAAAGC GAATTCAACAGTTGGTGAGGTCGAGAGTCAGCGGGAAGTGAAGTTCCAGATAGATCTGATG gCTCTTCCTCCATCTAGATCATCACCAGAGAGGGATGATGAGATTGATTTTGGGGTTTCAGATCCTAAACCATTGCCCACAGATATGGAATTG GAGATGAAGTCTACGGTTAAGGAAGATGATAAAAGAGTGAATGTCGGAAATGAAGATGTGAATGTGGAAGCCGAGGATAATAAGAAGGCCAAACTGACTGCTGAAGAAACTGAATCGCATAATCCAGTTATAAAGAGTGAAATGAATGCTCATCTAAAGCTTGATTTGGAGAAATCTGATAGAGATAGTGGCACAGGTAGTGTCGGTGTGAGCAAGTTCAAACACAATGTTCTAAAGCAGGAGCAACAGCAGCCCGATAAAGAGAAATCTG CACAATCTTGTGCTTTACCTTTGCCGATGTCATTGGCTAGCTGGCCTGGTGGAGTTCCTCCAATGGG ATACATGGCTCCTCTGCAAGGTGTTGTATCCGTGGATGGGAGCGCTGTATCTTCAGCATCTATTCAG TCTCCACATTTGCTGTTTACTCAACCAAGGCCAAAGAGATCTGCAACCCATTGCTACATTGCTCGGAATGTACACTGTCACCAGCAATTCATGAAGATGAATCCTTTCTGGCCCACGGCACCTGGTTCAGCTTCACTCTATGGTCTGAAGGCAAATCTAAATGTTGTGCCTGCTTCGGAATTGAATGGGAACATTCCTGGGAGAGCTGTGAGTTCTGTACAAGACAAGGGGCAGACTCTTGCAATTTTCCCTGGTCATGGTGGCAAAGATAAAAGTTCACAGGCTGCTACCAACATGGTGGATTCTGCACAGAGAAAGCAAATGCTGCTCCAGCAAGCTCTACCTCCTGGGGCACCCAGTAATATCCTG CATGGCCCTGCTTTTATTTTCCCATTGAGCCAGCAACAGGCTGCTGCTGGGACTGTCCGACCTGGGTCTGTGAAATCTCCTGGTGCTGGCAGCACAACTTTGAGCTCGTCTAATTCTGCCTCAGTGAGTGCCGCCCCTGCTGGTGCAACTGCCGCCCCTGCAATGAGCTTCAACTATGTGAATATGCCTAGCAACGAAACCCAGTACTTGGCAGTTCTGCAGAATAATGCATATCCGTTTCCATTTCCTGCACATGTTGGGGCACCACCTGCATATCGAGGGAATCATGCGCAGCCTATGCCTTTTATTCCTGGATCTTTCTATTCTTCCCAAATGGTTCACCCAACACAGCTTCAGCAGCAGCAACAGCCACCTACACAGTTACAGCAAATCCAACAAGGTCATCAGAACACTAACATGTCTATTGGTGCATCATCCTCCCAGAAGCATTTGCAGAACCTGCAGCAGAGGCCTCATGGAAGTGGTGGTAGTGGCAGTGGAACCTTGCAAGGCTTTCCTGCCCCCAAAAACCAGTCGTCTCATCCCTTGCCACTACAGCAGCGGCAGCAACAACCAAGTCAGCATGCTTCTTATCAAGCCCGGCACCTTGAAGGTGAATTAAGTGGCAAAGATAGCCCATCAACTTCTGACAGCCGAGTATCTCgtgcaaatatgaatatttatggtCAGAATTTTGCCATGCCTTTACAACCTCCTAATTTCACCTTGATGACTGCTGCATCATTGGGTGGTTCCACCAGTTCTGGCTGTAACCAGGGGGAAAAGAAACAACATATCCAACAGTCAGGTTCAAAGGCTGGAGTTGAGTCTCTTACATCTCAGTCATTTGCCATGTCGATTGCCTCCATTAATGGTACTACTACTCCTGGCGTTGATATTTCCTCCTTTGGACGAGATCATGCAATTCTTCAAAGCCTTCGGGAGAGTTCAAGGCAAGGCATCATGGCAGCTGCTGTAGCTGCCCAAACAGCCCAACAGAAGAAGAATAATTATATTGCTTCCGAAGAAGGGAATCATGGAACTAATGATGCATCTAGTGTGGAAGAAGGAAGGAATGCCATGGCAGGAAAGAGTTCAGCTACTGCTGGGCAGTCCATTGCCTTCACCAGGTCGGATCTGTCTGATTCGTCTGTTTCCACTATTCCTGGCAGCAATGTTATTGATAGTTCTGCCCGTACAACTAATCTTGGCTCTGCTCCCAGAACTTCAGGTTCTGTTATGCCTGCTTCAATCAGTTGTGTAAATGCTCCTAGTGGTCGGCAGCAACTTCAGCGGAATCAACAGCAGCAGCAACAGCAGATGCTTCAGCTTCAGAAGCCGCACCAATTTGGGGCTGCTTCTGCTTCTCGAAGCAAGGTGCCGGTGACAAGTAATGGAAATGCTTATTCTGATCACCTTCCTTCATCTTCTATGGCTACAAAATTCCAAAATGCCCTGTCTCCTTTCCCTCAAAATCTTGTGCAAACCAGCAGCAGTCCAGCTCAATCTCCTCAATGGAAGAATTCTGTAAGGACAACTGGCTCTCAAGCTTCTTCTCCATCTCTATCTTCAACTTCATCAAGCCTAAAAAATATTTCCCAGCAACAAGCCCGGCCGCAGCAAAACCACACAGAGATTTCTTTCACAGCTAATCCTAACTCAACACAAAATCAACAGCCTCCTAGTAGCACCCCATCCCCCTCTACTCCGATGGTGGTTGGCTCTCCAACAACTTCAATCTCCAGAAGTGCTGGTGGTAGTCCCAGGACAACAGGTTCCACTTCTACTGGCAACAAAGGTTGTCAAGCATCTAGTTTATCATCTCAGCTGACCAAGAACTCACCATCATTGCCTAGTCAGATATCATCTCCTGTTGGTGGGAGGAGTGTGCCATCAGTCCTGGGAAACCCCCATTTAAGTTCATCTTCAAGTATGGGGACGAAGCCCCAATCAGTGCTACATCAACAGCAGCAGCAAAAGCATGCACTACATCAAGCGCAACTGTTCTTCTCAAATGCTTACATTCAGGCCCAAGCTCAACACTCACCAACCACAACAGCTGCAAATGGGTTCTTTCTTCAAAGACACCGTAATGAGCAACAGCAGGCACTGCCTTCAGGATCATCAACTTCAACGTCAGTGTTGTCATTGTGTTCTCCAGTTACTCCTGCTAATACTGGCACCACTGACCCTGCAAAGGCTGTAGTTGCTGCTGCTGGTAATATGAAAGGTGGTGGCATAGCATCACAGGGACTTATACATGCTGCACAATTTGCAACCACACAGTCATCTGGAAAGCCATATCAGCTTGTTCCAGGTTTCCCATCCGTTCATGCTGTTCCTGCTGCTGTTCAGGTGAAACCAGCAGAGCAAAAACAACCTGCTG TTCCTTGTTGA
- the LOC108464872 gene encoding protein TIME FOR COFFEE-like isoform X2, whose amino-acid sequence MDRTREARRATMAAVSATHGLSRRRHRSSSVRDSPEDDGPVEFQETTRLRDRKKDRDRERERERERDRERDIERERERDRFSRTSKRRRGDRLISNREDGADESSEESVNDDEDDDDEDGGGIPGGGSVRMIPPNNMAGSLSIHHQQQQHQHRKSFPLPVKVIRTIPPSGPVLTTSTSTSSTWKAADEMIGVSVPRKARSASTKRSHEWASSGGGVGLVGGDQIHRQASTSPVRTGVAGMITSPSPAPASPSSSNATMRKKMANGPKQRPPKSSSKSSSSAQEEIEMEIAEVLYGLMRQPQVPSKQDTNGNDSVKFDSREVNKHNLDSKSRVSSPISYSPSTLPQPSSNIPSNSNSSATPMSAIAPKRKRPRPVKYEDETTAVAPPPIFSVSNNSISSTTKVEIDQPAKIEATSMAEIDGTYLMNSSQAGPASAELVQAEPKKEEKNNLVPDSKPLTEESEIRDVGICKKEEFQSPMKETLPSPANNPSIAGPRLDDERETVTKANSTVGEVESQREVKFQIDLMALPPSRSSPERDDEIDFGVSDPKPLPTDMELEMKSTVKEDDKRVNVGNEDVNVEAEDNKKAKLTAEETESHNPVIKSEMNAHLKLDLEKSDRDSGTGSVGVSKFKHNVLKQEQQQPDKEKSAQSCALPLPMSLASWPGGVPPMGYMAPLQGVVSVDGSAVSSASIQSPHLLFTQPRPKRSATHCYIARNVHCHQQFMKMNPFWPTAPGSASLYGLKANLNVVPASELNGNIPGRAVSSVQDKGQTLAIFPGHGGKDKSSQAATNMVDSAQRKQMLLQQALPPGAPSNILHGPAFIFPLSQQQAAAGTVRPGSVKSPGAGSTTLSSSNSASVSAAPAGATAAPAMSFNYVNMPSNETQYLAVLQNNAYPFPFPAHVGAPPAYRGNHAQPMPFIPGSFYSSQMVHPTQLQQQQQPPTQLQQIQQGHQNTNMSIGASSSQKHLQNLQQRPHGSGGSGSGTLQGFPAPKNQSSHPLPLQQRQQQPSQHASYQARHLEGELSGKDSPSTSDSRVSRANMNIYGQNFAMPLQPPNFTLMTAASLGGSTSSGCNQGEKKQHIQQSGSKAGVESLTSQSFAMSIASINGTTTPGVDISSFGRDHAILQSLRESSRQGIMAAAVAAQTAQQKKNNYIASEEGNHGTNDASSVEEGRNAMAGKSSATAGQSIAFTRSDLSDSSVSTIPGSNVIDSSARTTNLGSAPRTSGSVMPASISCVNAPSGRQQLQRNQQQQQQQMLQLQKPHQFGAASASRSKVPVTSNGNAYSDHLPSSSMATKFQNALSPFPQNLVQTSSSPAQSPQWKNSVRTTGSQASSPSLSSTSSSLKNISQQQARPQQNHTEISFTANPNSTQNQQPPSSTPSPSTPMVVGSPTTSISRSAGGSPRTTGSTSTGNKGCQASSLSSQLTKNSPSLPSQISSPVGGRSVPSVLGNPHLSSSSSMGTKPQSVLHQQQQQKHALHQAQLFFSNAYIQAQAQHSPTTTAANGFFLQRHRNEQQQALPSGSSTSTSVLSLCSPVTPANTGTTDPAKAVVAAAGNMKGGGIASQGLIHAAQFATTQSSGKPYQLVPGFPSVHAVPAAVQVKPAEQKQPAVPC is encoded by the exons ATGGATAGAACCAGAGAAGCGAGGAGAGCCACTATGGCTGCCGTTTCCGCCACACATGGCCTTTCACGGCGGCGGCATAGAAGTAGCTCTGTTAGAGACTCCCCAG AGGATGATGGGCCGGTGGAGTTTCAAGAAACGACGCGTTTAAGAGATCGGAAGAAGGATCGAGATCGAGAAAGGGAAAGGGAAAGAGAACGAGATAGAGAGCGAGATatagaaagagaaagagaaagagatCGCTTTAGTAGAACGAGTAAGAGAAGAAGAGGCGATAGATTGATAAGTAACAGAGAAGACGGGGCCGATGAAAGTTCTGAAGAAAGTGTGAACGACGATGAAGATGATGACGACGAAGACGGAGGGGGAATACCTGGAGGAGGTTCTGTTCGGATGATTCCGCCGAACAACATGGCCGGGTCTTTGTCGATTCATCATCAACAGCAGCAGCATCAACATCGGAAGAGTTTTCCACTACCCGTGAAAGTCATTAGAACGATACCGCCTTCGGGGCCTGTTCTGACTACCAGCACAAGTACCTCGTCTACGTGGAAGGCAGCCGATGAGATGATTGGCGTGTCGGTGCCTAGAAAAGCTCGGTCAG CTTCTACTAAAAGGTCTCATGAATGGGCATCAAGTGGCGGTGGTGTTGGTTTAGTAGGCGGAGATCAGATTCACCGTCAAGCTTCAACTTCGCCGGTGAGAACAGGTGTAGCTGGGATGATAACATCACCGTCTCCGGCTCCAGCCTCTCCATCTTCTTCCAATGCTACTATGAGGAAGAAGATG GCTAACGGACCAAAGCAAAGGCCACCCAAATCTTCGTCGAAATCCTCATCTTCAGCTCAGGAAGAGATAGAGATGGAGATTGCGGAGGTCTTATATGGTTTGATGAGGCAGCCACAAGTCCCATCGAAGCAAGATACAAATGGGAATGATTCGGTCAAGTTCGATTCACGAGAAGTTAATAAACACAATCTTGATTCTAAATCAAGAGTCTCTTCACCGATCTCCTACTCCCCGTCAACCCTTCCTCAACCATCTTCCAATATACCTTCAAATTCTAACTCTTCTGCTACTCCTATGTCTGCAATTG CTCCCAAGAGGAAAAGACCAAGACCGGTGAAGTACGAGGATGAAACTACTGCGGTAGCACCACCTCCTATATTCTCTGTTTCGAACAATTCAATTTCATCTACAACTAAGGTTGAAATTGATCAACCCGCTAAAATTGAAGCTACCTCCATGGCTGAAATTGATGGTACTTATTTGATGAATTCTTCTCAAGCTGGACCAGCTTCTGCAGAGCTCGTTCAGGCTGAACCAAAGAAGGAAGAGAAGAACAATTTGGTACCAGATTCTAAGCCTTTGACTGAAGAATCTGAGATTAGAGACGTGGGTATCTGTAAAAAAGAGGAGTTTCAATCGCCAATGAAGGAAACTTTACCTTCTCCTGCTAATAATCCCTCTATTGCTGGTCCCAGATTGGATGATGAGCGTGAGACTGTGACAAAAGC GAATTCAACAGTTGGTGAGGTCGAGAGTCAGCGGGAAGTGAAGTTCCAGATAGATCTGATG gCTCTTCCTCCATCTAGATCATCACCAGAGAGGGATGATGAGATTGATTTTGGGGTTTCAGATCCTAAACCATTGCCCACAGATATGGAATTG GAGATGAAGTCTACGGTTAAGGAAGATGATAAAAGAGTGAATGTCGGAAATGAAGATGTGAATGTGGAAGCCGAGGATAATAAGAAGGCCAAACTGACTGCTGAAGAAACTGAATCGCATAATCCAGTTATAAAGAGTGAAATGAATGCTCATCTAAAGCTTGATTTGGAGAAATCTGATAGAGATAGTGGCACAGGTAGTGTCGGTGTGAGCAAGTTCAAACACAATGTTCTAAAGCAGGAGCAACAGCAGCCCGATAAAGAGAAATCTG CACAATCTTGTGCTTTACCTTTGCCGATGTCATTGGCTAGCTGGCCTGGTGGAGTTCCTCCAATGGG ATACATGGCTCCTCTGCAAGGTGTTGTATCCGTGGATGGGAGCGCTGTATCTTCAGCATCTATTCAG TCTCCACATTTGCTGTTTACTCAACCAAGGCCAAAGAGATCTGCAACCCATTGCTACATTGCTCGGAATGTACACTGTCACCAGCAATTCATGAAGATGAATCCTTTCTGGCCCACGGCACCTGGTTCAGCTTCACTCTATGGTCTGAAGGCAAATCTAAATGTTGTGCCTGCTTCGGAATTGAATGGGAACATTCCTGGGAGAGCTGTGAGTTCTGTACAAGACAAGGGGCAGACTCTTGCAATTTTCCCTGGTCATGGTGGCAAAGATAAAAGTTCACAGGCTGCTACCAACATGGTGGATTCTGCACAGAGAAAGCAAATGCTGCTCCAGCAAGCTCTACCTCCTGGGGCACCCAGTAATATCCTG CATGGCCCTGCTTTTATTTTCCCATTGAGCCAGCAACAGGCTGCTGCTGGGACTGTCCGACCTGGGTCTGTGAAATCTCCTGGTGCTGGCAGCACAACTTTGAGCTCGTCTAATTCTGCCTCAGTGAGTGCCGCCCCTGCTGGTGCAACTGCCGCCCCTGCAATGAGCTTCAACTATGTGAATATGCCTAGCAACGAAACCCAGTACTTGGCAGTTCTGCAGAATAATGCATATCCGTTTCCATTTCCTGCACATGTTGGGGCACCACCTGCATATCGAGGGAATCATGCGCAGCCTATGCCTTTTATTCCTGGATCTTTCTATTCTTCCCAAATGGTTCACCCAACACAGCTTCAGCAGCAGCAACAGCCACCTACACAGTTACAGCAAATCCAACAAGGTCATCAGAACACTAACATGTCTATTGGTGCATCATCCTCCCAGAAGCATTTGCAGAACCTGCAGCAGAGGCCTCATGGAAGTGGTGGTAGTGGCAGTGGAACCTTGCAAGGCTTTCCTGCCCCCAAAAACCAGTCGTCTCATCCCTTGCCACTACAGCAGCGGCAGCAACAACCAAGTCAGCATGCTTCTTATCAAGCCCGGCACCTTGAAGGTGAATTAAGTGGCAAAGATAGCCCATCAACTTCTGACAGCCGAGTATCTCgtgcaaatatgaatatttatggtCAGAATTTTGCCATGCCTTTACAACCTCCTAATTTCACCTTGATGACTGCTGCATCATTGGGTGGTTCCACCAGTTCTGGCTGTAACCAGGGGGAAAAGAAACAACATATCCAACAGTCAGGTTCAAAGGCTGGAGTTGAGTCTCTTACATCTCAGTCATTTGCCATGTCGATTGCCTCCATTAATGGTACTACTACTCCTGGCGTTGATATTTCCTCCTTTGGACGAGATCATGCAATTCTTCAAAGCCTTCGGGAGAGTTCAAGGCAAGGCATCATGGCAGCTGCTGTAGCTGCCCAAACAGCCCAACAGAAGAAGAATAATTATATTGCTTCCGAAGAAGGGAATCATGGAACTAATGATGCATCTAGTGTGGAAGAAGGAAGGAATGCCATGGCAGGAAAGAGTTCAGCTACTGCTGGGCAGTCCATTGCCTTCACCAGGTCGGATCTGTCTGATTCGTCTGTTTCCACTATTCCTGGCAGCAATGTTATTGATAGTTCTGCCCGTACAACTAATCTTGGCTCTGCTCCCAGAACTTCAGGTTCTGTTATGCCTGCTTCAATCAGTTGTGTAAATGCTCCTAGTGGTCGGCAGCAACTTCAGCGGAATCAACAGCAGCAGCAACAGCAGATGCTTCAGCTTCAGAAGCCGCACCAATTTGGGGCTGCTTCTGCTTCTCGAAGCAAGGTGCCGGTGACAAGTAATGGAAATGCTTATTCTGATCACCTTCCTTCATCTTCTATGGCTACAAAATTCCAAAATGCCCTGTCTCCTTTCCCTCAAAATCTTGTGCAAACCAGCAGCAGTCCAGCTCAATCTCCTCAATGGAAGAATTCTGTAAGGACAACTGGCTCTCAAGCTTCTTCTCCATCTCTATCTTCAACTTCATCAAGCCTAAAAAATATTTCCCAGCAACAAGCCCGGCCGCAGCAAAACCACACAGAGATTTCTTTCACAGCTAATCCTAACTCAACACAAAATCAACAGCCTCCTAGTAGCACCCCATCCCCCTCTACTCCGATGGTGGTTGGCTCTCCAACAACTTCAATCTCCAGAAGTGCTGGTGGTAGTCCCAGGACAACAGGTTCCACTTCTACTGGCAACAAAGGTTGTCAAGCATCTAGTTTATCATCTCAGCTGACCAAGAACTCACCATCATTGCCTAGTCAGATATCATCTCCTGTTGGTGGGAGGAGTGTGCCATCAGTCCTGGGAAACCCCCATTTAAGTTCATCTTCAAGTATGGGGACGAAGCCCCAATCAGTGCTACATCAACAGCAGCAGCAAAAGCATGCACTACATCAAGCGCAACTGTTCTTCTCAAATGCTTACATTCAGGCCCAAGCTCAACACTCACCAACCACAACAGCTGCAAATGGGTTCTTTCTTCAAAGACACCGTAATGAGCAACAGCAGGCACTGCCTTCAGGATCATCAACTTCAACGTCAGTGTTGTCATTGTGTTCTCCAGTTACTCCTGCTAATACTGGCACCACTGACCCTGCAAAGGCTGTAGTTGCTGCTGCTGGTAATATGAAAGGTGGTGGCATAGCATCACAGGGACTTATACATGCTGCACAATTTGCAACCACACAGTCATCTGGAAAGCCATATCAGCTTGTTCCAGGTTTCCCATCCGTTCATGCTGTTCCTGCTGCTGTTCAGGTGAAACCAGCAGAGCAAAAACAACCTGCTG TTCCTTGTTGA